One genomic segment of Caldimonas brevitalea includes these proteins:
- a CDS encoding helix-turn-helix domain-containing protein, whose protein sequence is MIKCHLSRLMGERKLKILDVARQTGLHRNTITLLYHETAARVELETIDKLCEFFDVEVGELFERTSAPATPRSGRT, encoded by the coding sequence GTGATCAAGTGTCATCTTTCCCGGCTGATGGGTGAGCGCAAGCTCAAGATCTTGGACGTCGCTCGCCAGACCGGGCTGCATCGAAACACGATTACGCTGCTGTATCACGAGACGGCGGCCCGCGTGGAGTTGGAGACGATAGACAAGCTGTGCGAGTTCTTCGACGTGGAAGTCGGGGAGCTGTTCGAGCGGACGTCGGCCCCCGCCACTCCCAGGTCGGGTCGCACCTAA
- a CDS encoding DUF1801 domain-containing protein: protein MTPFTSKDVAAKFDTYPLQVRRKMLALRELVFRTARQTPGVGEIQETLKWGEPAYVTPNKAGSTVRMDWKAKAPGRYAMYFHCQTDLVETFRRLFPADFRFEGNRALVFDLEQELKSDALAFCIAASLTYHLQKRQAAPGGQGSVRPA, encoded by the coding sequence ATGACACCGTTCACAAGCAAGGACGTCGCGGCCAAGTTCGACACGTATCCACTGCAGGTGCGACGCAAGATGCTGGCGCTGCGCGAACTGGTGTTCCGCACGGCTCGGCAGACGCCGGGTGTCGGGGAGATCCAGGAGACCCTGAAATGGGGCGAGCCGGCCTATGTCACGCCGAACAAGGCCGGCAGCACGGTGCGCATGGATTGGAAAGCCAAGGCGCCGGGGCGGTACGCGATGTACTTCCATTGCCAAACCGATCTGGTCGAGACGTTCCGCCGGCTGTTCCCGGCAGACTTCCGGTTCGAGGGCAACCGGGCCCTGGTGTTCGACCTCGAGCAAGAGCTGAAGAGCGATGCGCTCGCGTTCTGCATCGCCGCCTCGCTCACGTATCACCTGCAGAAGCGGCAGGCCGCGCCTGGAGGGCAGGGTAGCGTCAGGCCCGCGTGA